In Nocardia asteroides, the following proteins share a genomic window:
- a CDS encoding SRPBCC family protein, with translation MSPSFALLESDDAFLATAPNRYVHVVDIAAPPAAVWAALTADDALVSWSSAVTGMRWLSPRPHGVGATRVVTLAGVAALTERFYRWDEQRRMTFTVDAASIPGLRRFAEDLALAETASGTRLTWTFAVEGGPALRPVLSLAGPVTKRLTASIAQGITKSAGVRVS, from the coding sequence ATGTCACCGTCCTTCGCCCTGCTCGAATCCGACGACGCCTTCCTCGCCACGGCACCGAATCGCTATGTCCACGTGGTGGATATCGCCGCGCCACCGGCCGCGGTGTGGGCCGCGCTGACCGCTGACGACGCCCTGGTGTCGTGGTCGTCGGCGGTGACCGGGATGCGGTGGCTCTCGCCGCGCCCGCACGGCGTGGGCGCCACCCGGGTGGTCACCCTCGCGGGCGTGGCCGCGCTGACCGAACGTTTCTATCGCTGGGACGAACAGCGCCGCATGACCTTCACCGTCGACGCCGCCTCGATTCCCGGACTGCGCCGGTTCGCCGAGGACCTCGCCCTCGCCGAAACCGCCTCGGGCACCCGGCTCACCTGGACGTTCGCCGTCGAGGGCGGGCCCGCGCTACGACCGGTCCTCAGCCTGGCCGGCCCGGTGACCAAGCGTCTCACGGCGTCGATCGCACAGGGGATCACGAAGTCCGCGGGAGTTCGGGTGTCCTGA
- a CDS encoding uracil-DNA glycosylase: protein MAGDDPETAPLAAPDATSVPALDALISTCRACPRLVAWREEVARVKRPAYRHEEYWGRPVPGFGPDDAEILVVGLAPAANGGNRTGRMFTGDRSGDVLFAALHAVGLATGAHPVSRDDGIELRDIRLTAPVHCAPPENKPTSEERHRCAPYLSRELELMAPTVRVIVVLGGFGWQALFTVLTAGGWQIPRPRPRFGHGAQVALSHPDGRSITVLGCYHVSPHNTFTGRLTPAMLEDVFRTAQTIAGSARTPT, encoded by the coding sequence ATGGCCGGCGACGACCCGGAGACCGCCCCGCTCGCGGCGCCCGACGCCACCAGCGTGCCCGCTCTCGACGCGTTGATCTCCACCTGCCGCGCCTGCCCGCGGCTCGTGGCCTGGCGCGAGGAAGTCGCCCGGGTCAAACGCCCGGCCTACCGGCACGAGGAATACTGGGGCCGCCCGGTGCCCGGCTTCGGTCCCGACGACGCCGAGATCCTCGTCGTCGGCCTCGCGCCCGCCGCCAACGGCGGCAATCGCACCGGCCGCATGTTCACCGGCGACCGCAGCGGCGACGTCCTGTTCGCGGCTCTGCACGCCGTCGGCCTCGCGACCGGCGCACACCCCGTCAGCAGGGACGACGGCATCGAACTCCGCGACATCCGGCTCACCGCGCCCGTGCACTGCGCGCCCCCGGAGAACAAGCCGACCAGCGAGGAACGGCATCGCTGCGCGCCGTACCTGAGCCGGGAACTCGAACTCATGGCGCCGACGGTGCGGGTGATCGTGGTGCTCGGCGGCTTCGGCTGGCAGGCGCTGTTCACCGTCCTCACCGCCGGCGGCTGGCAGATCCCCCGCCCCCGGCCCCGCTTCGGACACGGTGCGCAGGTGGCGCTCTCCCATCCCGACGGCCGGTCCATCACCGTCCTGGGCTGCTACCACGTGAGCCCGCACAACACCTTCACCGGCCGACTCACCCCGGCCATGCTCGAAGACGTCTTCCGCACCGCGCAGACGATCGCCGGATCCGCGCGCACGCCCACCTAG
- a CDS encoding DUF488 domain-containing protein, producing the protein MLTVYTIGHSTRTANEFVDLLQTYGITQLADIRTVPRSRHNPQFGREQLPATLDAAGIRYIYLAALGGLRHGNRTDLDSGWRNASFRAYADYMQTPEFTAGIDELVDLARTAPTAVMCAEAVPWRCHRSLVGDALLIRGIRVRDIMSPTRAPDHQLTKFAHVEGMTITYPADPPFS; encoded by the coding sequence GTGCTGACGGTGTACACGATCGGCCACTCCACCAGGACCGCGAACGAATTCGTGGACCTGCTCCAGACGTACGGCATCACCCAGCTCGCCGACATCAGGACGGTGCCGCGCTCCCGGCACAATCCGCAGTTCGGCCGCGAGCAGCTCCCCGCCACCCTGGACGCGGCGGGCATCCGCTACATCTACCTCGCCGCACTCGGCGGCCTCCGGCACGGCAACCGCACCGACCTCGACAGCGGCTGGCGCAACGCCTCCTTCCGCGCCTACGCCGACTACATGCAGACACCCGAGTTCACCGCGGGCATCGACGAACTCGTCGACCTGGCCCGCACGGCACCCACCGCTGTCATGTGCGCCGAAGCCGTCCCCTGGCGCTGCCACCGTTCCCTGGTCGGCGACGCACTCCTGATCCGGGGCATCCGCGTCCGCGACATCATGTCCCCCACCCGTGCCCCGGATCACCAGCTCACGAAGTTCGCCCACGTCGAGGGAATGACCATCACCTACCCGGCCGACCCCCCGTTCTCCTGA